The genomic stretch tgataatcGTAACTGTGGTGAAATTTTTAGTAATAGTGGCCACTAGTCCTTAGAAGCTTGTGTTGTGCCAGGTGCTTGGCAGACATCTAGTGGAACTCTTGTGGCTGCCGCGTGAAGGAAGAGAATCGCCCTGTTTTAAGTCTCAGAGAAGGCAATCCATTCCCCCAGGGGCACACAGCAAGCCAAATGCTGTGCAGAGGTCTGCATTTGTTATACAAAATCTGTTGTTCAAACCACTTAGCCAAATCCGAACATAGTGAATTCCCCCAACCCTCTTCCCATTGGTTAACACCcttcttttttgacatttctgTGCTTGGGTCTCCCTTCACCAGAGAAAGGTCCTGGAAACTCCTAGTGGGGCCCTGTCCCTCCTGGACTTATTTTCCACCCTCTGCAATGACCTCGTCAATTCAGCTCAGGGTTTCGTCTCCTCCACTTGGACATACTACCTGCAGACTGACAATGGGAAGGTGGTGGTGTTCCAGGTGAGAGCTCTAGCAGGGACCACAAGTGGTCAGGGTGAAAAGGTGGGATGCATTGACCCTTGTCTCATGGAATGCAAAGTCTAAGGTGGGGCAAGCTTCAGGCATAGCTGGATCCAGGAGCTCAGCGTTTCAGTCCACCCCTTGACTGTGCTTTCCTCGATAGTGGCTTCATTTCCAGGCATGTCCTTCCCTCCTGCCAACAGGGTGGATGCCAGAGGGACTAAACTACAACTCCTCTAGGGTTTTACTGAACTGGGATTTATTATGATTGGTCCTGGATGGGTCATTTGATCATGCCTCAGCCAATCTGTTATTCAGTGTCTTGTCCTGAGTCATCTTCCTATTTCATGACTGAAGGTCAGTGCTTAGGCAAATGGAGGGACCTGAGAAAGCTGGAAATAGCATCCTTGACATCAGCCCGCTGCCCATGGATGGGTCCTCCCTACCTTCCTCCTAGTGGATCTAGGTATCAGCCTGGCAGGAGACATTGTAGCCAACTGGGATCCAGAGAGGGGCCTGCAGGTCACACGATGCCCTTGTAACAGCCTCTCTGTGCTCTTGTCGCAAACCCAGACCCAACCTGTAGTCGAGAGCCTTGGGTTCCAGGGGGGCCGTCTGCAGCGAGTGGAGGTGACCTGGAGGGGGTCTCACCCTGAGGCCTTGGAGGTGCACGTGGGTAAGGCTCCACTTGCATGGGTGGTCTCTCTCCAGTGCCCCACTGTCTTGGAGTCCTCCTGGCAAGGGGCCCCTATAGGATTGGGACCTCTATCCTCAGTTCCTGGGTTCCATGGTCCATCTCCCAGGGTTCCTTGGCCCATCCCCCAGGATCCATCTCCAGGGTTCCGGTCTCCATTCCAGAACTCCATGCCCTCTTGCCCTGGGTCCTGGCCTTTCTTCATTCATGGCTCTGTGGCCTCTTAGTGGAGGCCTGGAGGCCCCTGAGACTGAACTTCTCTCTCAGACCCTGTGGGCCCCTTGGACAAGGTGAGAAAGGCCAAGATACGTGTCAAGACCAGCAGCAAGGCCAAGGTGGACTCTGAAGAGCCCCAGGACAATGATTTCCTGAGCTGCATGTCCCGGTGGGTGGTAGGACCCCGCGGGGTGCGTGGGTTGGAGGTGGGACAGGAGGAGAGGTTCTCCCTGACCTCTGAGGTGCCTGCGGGTGCGACAGGCGCTCAGGGCTGCCTCGCTGGATCCTGGCCTGCTGCCTCTTCCTGTCTGTGCTGGTGATGCTGTGGCTGAGTTGCTCTACCCTGGTGACCGCACCCGGCCAGCACCTCAAGTTCcaggtgggtggggtggaggtgggcaggagggaggtgaGGGGCTGTTGCCTGGTTCCATGCTGGGCCTTCCTCTGCTGGAGGCGAGGCCCCAGCTGCCTGGGGCACCAGTGGCCTTTCTTCCTGTAGCCCCTGACCCTGGAGCAGCACAAGGGCTTCATGGTGGAGCCAGACTGGCCCCTCTACCCTCCCCCATCGCACACCTGTGAGGACAGCCCCCCACCCTACAAGCTGAAGCTGGACCTGACCAAGCTGTAGGCCTCACTGGGCAGAACATTGCCGCGTTCAGAGGCCCTCCCGGCCTCGCCTGCTGTGTCCCGGAGTCCGAGGTCAGCGTGGGACCTTCCCTGGGCTTCCCCACCTCAAATCCCTCTCGCCCTCAGCCGGTCCCTCACTCCGCCAGGTCCCAGGACAGGAGCCTGGCTGGGGTGGGCGTCTGGCCTTGTCCCCATCCTGCTTCTTTGGAGCGTGCTCTTCCCGTCCTCATCGTGTGGCTTTCTGAGTGTTTGAACCCCCGTGTGTgtcacctttcttctttctctctcccctctgggGGGCTGAGGGCTACAGGGAGCCACTTCCTGTTAGggcttctcccttcttccctccctatTCTTGGAGACCCAGCCCcccaagagagggagggaggctccCATGCCGGGAGGGGGTGCAACTGGGGCTGGAGAAGAATAAACCATGTATATAAAGACGCCTTGGCCTGAGCCTGCTTCCGTCGGTCTGTCTTCTCTGGGAGAGGTGAGCTCGCGTGGCCACGACTCCTGCCCGCCGTGCCCTTTCAGATGTGGGGAAAGCCCTCGGGAGTGTTTTGGTGGAgtgccagggatcgaacccaggggccctcggctactgcgccacatccccagccctgtttttttatattttattgagagacagggtctcactgagttgcttagggcctcacccattgccgaggctggctttgaactcccaatcctcctgcctcagcctcccaagccactgggattacaggcgtgtgccaccgcagtTTACACCTTAAAGAGGAAGTCTGGTGATGTGGCCATCCGGCTTCCATTCCCCTTTCCTTTGGGGACAGAGTTCTGGCCCACTGGTGAGTCTCAGGGCACTATCATGGAATCTTCCCTCCCCTGTCTGAGGACACTCAAATGTGGCCTTTCCCCTCCGCACTTTGTGTCTGGGAGAACTCATGCAGGATAGGGGCATCCGTGCCCTGATACGGGCATGCCCtgcttaaaaaccaaaaataagggctggggatgtagctccattggtagagtgcctgcctcgcaagcacaaagccctgggttcaatccccagcaccgcaaaaaaaaagaaaaaaaaaaaagcagggctggggtgtgactcagtggtggagcacttacctggcaggtgtgaggccctgggtttgattctccacaccgcatataaagaaataaataaaataaaggtccattgacaactaaaaatatacctttgaaaaacaaaaagacagggCTGGAGGTACAGCTCAGTTGGCAGCATGCTTGCCtggcctgcacaaggccctgggttcaacccccagcaccacacacaaaaaaagaaaaaaaatccacagccgatgttgtgactcaatggtagagcgcttgcggAGCACGTGTGAGGCCTCGCATGTGGTTTGagtctcggcaccacataaaaaaataaaataaagatatcgtgtgCATCTACAATACGATCCACCAAAAACATCTGCAGACTTCCCAGCTCCGTCCACTAGAACGGGGCCCTGTTCAGTGGGTGGAGTTGTCTCTGTTGAGATTCCTGCTGGTGCGGGCCCATGAAGGACGCTCTCAGGCAGGGACAGGGAGGTTTCCAGGGCTCCGGCTGAATGAGTGACGGGTGGGGGGTGGGTGagtgggcaggggcagcaggaagCAAGTTAAAAGGCACCCAGAGCTGGATGTCAGCCCTTCCGCCCTTCATTCTGCCCTGTGTCCTGGAAGGTCAATTCCCAGGGTCCTCTGCCTTCCCCTGCGGGTGGGGGACCAGGAGAGAACAGGTAGAGTTTTTCCTGGTGTACCTCCTGGCATCCCCAGCTACAAGACCACAGctctggctgggtgtggtggttggtgcacacctgtaatcccagctcctcaggaggctgaggcaggaggatcgaaaattggaggccagcttgggcaacttagcaagactgtctcaaaagtaaattaataaattagaaaaatatcacAGCTCGGCTGGGCAACCTCTTGCTAGTCTGTGTCTGGGGCTTCATCCTGGGTGTGGGGACAGCTCCTGTTCCTGCCACACTTTCCCAGGAGTTACCCAGGCTGTGCCCACGGCCTTGAAATAGTGCCTTTCTTACAACTCTCCTGAATTGTCCATTCTGGGTTCTGAGCGCTGCTTGCTGCGGAGCCCTGCCTGGCAGCTGGACATCATGAAGCAACCCAGCTGCGCCATGGGCCCCAGCTGTCATTCCGGGCTCCATGTGAGATTTCAGGGTCGTCCATAGCAAGTCACCCAGGAAATAACACCTGCACAGAGCAGAGAAGGAAGCAGGCCAGCACCACTTTCtttgatgatgaaaatgttttgcgCGTATCACCTACAACTGCCCACTGTGATTGGTACGAatgaaatttgtgtgtgtgtgtgtgtgtgtgtgtgcgcgcgtgcatgTACATTactgtattgaacccagggccactcgaccactgagccccagccgcagcccttttttagtttttatttagagacagggtcttttttttgttgttgttgttgtttttggggggtgctggggatcgaacccagggccttgtgcttgcaaggcaagcactctaccaactgagctatctccccagccccgagacagggtcttactaggatgcttatagcctcactaagttgctgaggctggctttgaactctccatcctcctgcctcagcctcccgagctcctgGGATTCCAGGCGGGCGCCAGTTCTATTTATTCCTGATTGGTGTGTGGACAGCCAGACCTGGTTTACTGACAGATGTTGCCATTGCTATGCTTTCTTAACactttgtacctttttttttttttttttttttctttcttggtacagaggattgaacccaggggtgttctaccactgagtcacatccccagtcctttttattattcgttttgagacaaggtcttactaagttgctcaggctgacctcaaacttgggatcctcctgcctcagcctcccgagttgctgacatgacaggtgcacaccactgtgcctggctcttctattttttaaaattgtggcaaaACACATAGTTGTTTCTCTGGCTCTATACATTCCaaatccatggattcaaccaactgtggattcaaactatttggaaaaaatttgcatctgctggggttgtagctcagtggcagagcacttgcctaacccaggtgaggcattgggtttgatcctttgcatcacataaaaataaaatataaatttaaaaaaggtattgtgtgtccacctataactaaaaatattatttaaaaatattcatctctactgaacatatacagactttcCACTCATCCTTATTCCCTAAACGATAGTCTGACATCCATGTACACAACATTTACATTATAGTAGTATTCTAATTcttccagagatgatttaaagtctactggagaagccaggtgcagtggcacaggcctgtaattccagcaactcaagagctgaggcaggaggattgcaagtttgaggccagccccagcaacttagtgagatcctgtctcaaaataaaaaaataggggctgaggttatggctcagtggttgagcacttgcctagcatgtgtgaggcagtgggtttgattctcagcactgcatataaataaatgaataaaataaaggtccatcaacaactaaaaatactttttaaataaataaattaagggctggggatatagctcagtggtagaatgcccctggttcaattcctagtatcacataaaaataataaagtccaGAAAAGGATGTGCAGAGGTTCTTTGCAAACGCTGTAGCATTTTATGTAAGGGATTTGAGCATACATGAACTTTGGTATCCATGGGGGGGTGGTCCACAGATCAGCGCCCGACGGATATTAAGGAATGACTATATAACATGAAAATGTgctattttaataatacatttattcattttgcagtgctggggatggaacccagggcctcacacgggctaggcaagtgccctgccactgagccccaccccagaCGTGGGAGTTTTCCGTTTACAGCTCAGTGGCCTGAAGTGCATccgcaggggctggggatgtagctcagtggcagagctgctCAGCAAGtactgggttcaacacccagcaccgcaaaataaaataaaataaaaatcacagacgTGCATCCACGACGTCTGGCAACCATCTCTCTGTTGGAATGGCTACCGGAAGTGGTCAGTTGCGCTCTAAGGGGACCCTCCTTGTCCTTACCCGGTTTCCGGGTCCTGCCTCCAAACTCTCGCCAGCCGGTTCTGCACGTGAGCAGCATCGGTTCCTTCTGGCCCTCACCTCTTCTCATTCCATCACCGAGGACCGCCCCCCACCTGGCCTCCAAAGCATACCTCCGGCCCACGCGCTTcctgtttccatggcaaccacgGAGGCCCAAGCTGTCCTTGCTTCTCGCCCAACAATTGCACCTGCCTCCTCTCCAGGCCCCCTGCCTCGCCTCCAGCTGGCCTCCAGGTCCATCTGCTGTCAACCAAATCCCCCCCTAGAGGTCACCCTCTGGGGTTCCCTCGGCTGTAAGGAGCTCCCTGTCCATACCCTCTGCTCTTAccacatttataattttgttttcatgacccacggagccacatccccagctctgttttgtattttatttagagacagagtctcactgagttgctcagcgcctcaccgttgctgaggctggctttggacttgtgatcctcctgcctcagcctcccgagcctctgggatgacaggcatgggccaccataccCAATGACCACATTTATAATTGATTGATAATTATTTGTTTCAATCTCGG from Sciurus carolinensis chromosome 17, mSciCar1.2, whole genome shotgun sequence encodes the following:
- the Tmem59l gene encoding transmembrane protein 59-like codes for the protein MAAVALMPALLVLLLLASPPAASAPPARDPFAPQLGDTQNCQQRCRERDPGPRPSQAGLLSPSESPYDKAVLISACERGCRLFSICRFVARSSKPNATQIECEAACVEAYVKETEQQACREGCWSQSPEPEQDPRLEQKRKVLETPSGALSLLDLFSTLCNDLVNSAQGFVSSTWTYYLQTDNGKVVVFQTQPVVESLGFQGGRLQRVEVTWRGSHPEALEVHVDPVGPLDKVRKAKIRVKTSSKAKVDSEEPQDNDFLSCMSRRSGLPRWILACCLFLSVLVMLWLSCSTLVTAPGQHLKFQPLTLEQHKGFMVEPDWPLYPPPSHTCEDSPPPYKLKLDLTKL